The proteins below are encoded in one region of Patescibacteria group bacterium:
- a CDS encoding sodium-translocating pyrophosphatase: MLFFPIIVSIFTLFFALFLIRKIKEAPSGSGKMIEISRLIQEAAKAFLKREFKIMAIIFVLISLALGLMTNNFLEALTFLIGAGVSSLAGYIGMMVSTQANVRTTEAAKISFPKSFKIAFSAGAVMGFLVVGLGLLGISLVWFFFKDLSLLISYAFGSSLTALFLRVGGGIYTKSADMGADLVGKIEKGIPEDDPRNPAVIADQVGDNVGDIAGMGSDLFESYISAIIAAMIIGWTTFESKGLFLPITLASVGILSSIIGSFFVRISKKIEEAEFTEQTQEIQKAMGKGIFVANILMVIGAYLIISKFFGKLNLFYAFLAGLGVGFLIGKVCEYYTSEKKQPVLNIAKTSQVGASTVIIEGLVVGIQSSVLPVIAVAIGTILAYYFGGLYGIAIASVGILGVLGINLSADCYGPIADNAAGISEMAGLEQKVRQRAEALDAVGNTTAAIGKGFAIGSAGLAALAWLAAYFQATHLEIINLSDPKVIAGLFIGAMLSFLFSSLLIRGVSRGALETVKEVRRQFKEIPGLMEGKTKPEYRKCVDLITKRALKEMIIPGILIIFVPILVGFALGPASLAGILAGSLITGFPIALTLANAGGAWDNAKKYIEAGNLGGKGSEAHKVAVIGDLVGDPFKDTAGPSLDILIKLVGKIALIFLPLFL; this comes from the coding sequence ATGTTATTTTTTCCTATCATTGTTTCTATTTTTACTTTATTTTTTGCCCTCTTTTTAATCCGGAAAATTAAAGAAGCTCCTTCGGGTTCTGGCAAAATGATTGAGATATCCCGACTCATCCAGGAGGCGGCCAAGGCTTTTTTAAAAAGAGAATTTAAGATAATGGCTATAATTTTTGTTTTGATTAGTCTGGCCTTAGGATTAATGACTAATAATTTTTTAGAAGCCTTGACTTTTTTGATTGGAGCCGGAGTTTCCAGTCTAGCAGGTTATATTGGGATGATGGTTTCCACTCAGGCTAATGTTAGAACAACCGAGGCAGCTAAGATTAGTTTTCCCAAAAGCTTCAAGATTGCTTTTTCGGCAGGGGCGGTGATGGGATTTTTAGTAGTTGGTCTTGGGTTATTGGGCATCAGCCTAGTTTGGTTTTTCTTTAAAGACCTCTCTCTTTTAATTAGTTATGCCTTTGGTTCTTCCCTGACCGCCCTTTTCTTAAGAGTGGGTGGGGGAATTTATACAAAAAGTGCTGATATGGGAGCTGATTTAGTTGGTAAAATTGAAAAAGGTATTCCTGAGGATGATCCAAGAAACCCGGCCGTTATTGCTGATCAGGTTGGTGATAATGTTGGTGATATCGCCGGCATGGGCTCTGATCTTTTTGAATCCTATATCTCAGCTATTATAGCTGCCATGATCATTGGTTGGACCACTTTCGAATCTAAAGGTCTTTTTTTACCGATAACTTTAGCCTCAGTTGGAATTTTAAGTTCAATTATCGGTAGTTTTTTTGTTAGAATTTCAAAAAAAATAGAAGAAGCTGAATTTACTGAACAGACCCAAGAGATCCAGAAAGCTATGGGAAAAGGAATTTTTGTAGCTAATATTTTAATGGTTATTGGTGCCTATTTAATAATTTCTAAATTTTTTGGAAAACTTAATCTTTTTTATGCTTTTTTAGCGGGTCTAGGGGTTGGTTTTTTGATTGGTAAGGTTTGTGAATACTATACTTCTGAAAAGAAACAGCCAGTTCTAAATATTGCCAAGACTTCTCAGGTGGGAGCTTCGACAGTAATTATTGAAGGTTTAGTTGTTGGTATCCAAAGCTCGGTCCTGCCAGTAATTGCCGTAGCCATTGGGACAATCTTAGCCTATTATTTTGGAGGACTTTATGGAATTGCCATTGCTTCAGTTGGGATTTTAGGAGTTTTAGGGATTAATCTTTCTGCTGATTGTTATGGTCCAATTGCTGATAATGCGGCTGGTATCTCGGAGATGGCGGGCTTGGAACAAAAAGTTCGTCAGAGAGCCGAGGCCTTAGATGCAGTTGGAAATACTACTGCTGCTATTGGAAAAGGATTTGCTATTGGGTCTGCTGGTTTAGCTGCCCTGGCTTGGCTGGCTGCCTATTTTCAGGCTACTCATCTTGAAATAATTAACCTTTCAGACCCTAAAGTAATTGCCGGTCTTTTTATTGGGGCTATGCTTTCTTTCTTGTTTAGTTCTTTGTTGATAAGGGGGGTAAGCAGAGGGGCCTTGGAGACGGTCAAAGAAGTAAGGAGACAGTTTAAGGAAATTCCTGGCCTGATGGAAGGAAAAACAAAACCTGAATATAGAAAATGTGTTGATCTAATTACAAAAAGGGCCTTAAAGGAAATGATTATTCCTGGAATTTTGATTATTTTTGTCCCTATTTTGGTTGGATTCGCCTTAGGACCAGCATCTCTGGCCGGAATTTTAGCTGGAAGCTTAATTACTGGATTTCCAATTGCTCTAACTCTGGCCAATGCCGGCGGAGCCTGGGATAATGCCAAAAAATATATTGAGGCTGGAAATTTAGGAGGAAAGGGATCTGAAGCTCATAAAGTAGCAGTAATCGGTGATTTAGTTGGTGATCCCTTTAAAGACACAGCCGGTCCTTCTTTGGATATCTTAATAAAACTAGTTGGCAAAATTGCTTTGATTTTCCTCCCCCTCTTTTTGTAA
- a CDS encoding HD domain-containing protein: MSIPKEVKFIIDELKKAGFEAYIVGGCVRDYLREREPEDWDVATNAKPKNIGKIFLKSFIDNKFGTVTVLTGSDNPKLKEIEITPYRIDEKYTDKRHPDKISWAKTIEEDLARRDFTINAMAMDATHPPPYKVIDPFLGQKDLEKKIIRAVGNPEDRFSEDALRMMRAVRFATSLDFKIEEKTAKAIKKNSPWLQAIPRERIRDEFLKIIMADRAAEGIELLRKLNLLKYIVPELEEGYGVAQNKHHIYECYEHAILSLKYAAKRNFNKYVRLAGLFHDIAKPRVKEGEGPDATFYGHEILGAKMTVQILNRLKFPKKEIEKVAKLVRYHLFYYHPDEVGESSVRRLVRQVGPENMEELLQVRMADRIGSGCPKAEPYKLRHLKYVIEKVSQDPISVKMLKVSGEDVIRILNISPGPKVGQTLDILLGFVLEEPKKNKKEFLEKEIRNLAKLSEGRLKELSQKAKREREKIEMKKDKMTKRKYWVV, translated from the coding sequence ATGAGTATACCTAAGGAAGTAAAATTTATCATTGATGAATTAAAAAAGGCAGGTTTTGAGGCTTATATTGTTGGTGGTTGTGTTAGAGATTATTTACGAGAAAGAGAACCCGAAGATTGGGACGTGGCAACCAATGCTAAGCCTAAAAATATTGGCAAGATTTTTTTGAAAAGCTTCATTGATAACAAATTTGGGACAGTAACAGTTTTAACCGGAAGCGATAATCCAAAATTAAAAGAAATTGAGATTACTCCCTATCGAATTGATGAGAAATATACAGATAAAAGACATCCTGATAAAATTTCCTGGGCAAAAACAATTGAAGAGGATTTGGCCAGAAGGGATTTTACAATAAATGCAATGGCCATGGACGCCACCCACCCACCACCCTATAAAGTTATTGACCCATTTTTAGGACAAAAAGATTTAGAGAAAAAAATCATCCGGGCAGTTGGCAATCCTGAAGATAGGTTTTCAGAAGATGCCCTGCGTATGATGAGGGCAGTAAGATTTGCTACTTCTTTAGATTTTAAAATTGAAGAAAAAACTGCTAAGGCAATTAAAAAAAATTCTCCCTGGCTTCAGGCAATTCCCAGAGAGAGAATAAGGGACGAGTTTTTGAAAATTATTATGGCAGATAGGGCAGCCGAGGGGATAGAACTTTTAAGAAAACTTAATCTTTTAAAATATATTGTTCCGGAATTGGAAGAAGGATATGGTGTTGCCCAAAATAAACACCATATTTACGAATGCTATGAGCATGCCATTTTATCTTTAAAGTATGCTGCCAAAAGAAATTTTAATAAATACGTTAGGTTGGCTGGTCTTTTTCATGATATTGCCAAACCACGGGTAAAAGAAGGAGAAGGGCCTGACGCCACTTTTTATGGTCATGAAATCTTGGGAGCAAAAATGACTGTTCAGATTCTCAACCGGTTAAAATTTCCCAAAAAAGAAATTGAGAAAGTTGCTAAACTGGTTAGATATCACCTTTTTTATTATCATCCCGATGAAGTTGGAGAGAGTTCAGTTAGAAGATTAGTTCGTCAGGTTGGGCCAGAGAATATGGAAGAATTACTCCAGGTTAGGATGGCAGATAGAATTGGTTCAGGTTGCCCCAAGGCTGAACCTTATAAATTAAGACATTTAAAATATGTTATTGAAAAAGTTTCTCAAGATCCAATTTCGGTTAAAATGCTTAAGGTTTCAGGAGAAGATGTAATAAGGATTTTAAATATTTCACCAGGGCCTAAGGTGGGACAAACCTTAGATATTTTGTTAGGTTTTGTCCTGGAAGAACCTAAGAAAAATAAAAAAGAATTTTTGGAGAAAGAAATTAGAAATTTAGCTAAATTATCTGAAGGAAGATTAAAAGAGTTATCCCAAAAAGCCAAAAGAGAACGAGAAAAAATCGAAATGAAAAAAGATAAGATGACAAAAAGAAAATATTGGGTGGTTTAG
- a CDS encoding ATP-dependent Clp protease proteolytic subunit, whose translation MALVPTVIEKTKYGERAYDIYSRLLKERIIFLAGPIIDPVANSVIAQLLFLASKDPKRDIQIYINSPGGILTSALAIYDTIQYVKCPVSTVCVGAAASGAAVLLAAGTKGKRFALPNAEILLHQVAVSGLGGQAVEVEIAAKQIVKLKDKINKILVKHTGQPLEKLEKDTDRDFYLSAHEAKEYGIVDEVIKTKE comes from the coding sequence ATGGCTCTTGTACCAACAGTTATCGAGAAAACTAAATATGGAGAAAGGGCTTATGATATTTATTCCCGGCTTTTAAAAGAAAGAATCATTTTTTTAGCTGGTCCTATTATCGATCCTGTGGCTAATTCAGTCATTGCCCAACTTCTCTTTTTGGCAAGTAAAGACCCAAAAAGAGATATTCAGATTTACATCAATAGCCCAGGAGGAATACTAACTTCCGCCTTAGCTATTTACGATACCATCCAATATGTTAAATGTCCGGTTTCCACAGTCTGTGTAGGGGCGGCTGCTTCAGGAGCAGCAGTTTTGTTGGCTGCCGGCACCAAAGGAAAAAGATTTGCCCTACCAAATGCTGAAATTTTGCTCCATCAGGTAGCAGTGAGTGGTTTGGGTGGACAGGCAGTGGAAGTGGAAATTGCCGCTAAACAAATTGTAAAATTAAAAGATAAAATAAACAAAATTTTAGTCAAGCACACCGGTCAACCCTTAGAAAAACTTGAAAAAGATACTGACCGTGACTTTTATCTTTCGGCTCATGAGGCTAAGGAATATGGAATCGTTGATGAAGTAATAAAGACAAAGGAATAA
- a CDS encoding HAD family hydrolase: MSIKLILFDFFGTLAFFSKKPDSLTFLKLLEKFDIDFNNFNKWSKFVPFYNYSFSRAKNWKDGLSLIFRKFKKRPKKEAIRKVSQFLDKNLVFKFYDDVKIIEKIPFRKSILTTAPRFMLEKLSLDGFEKILTPREVRALKPDKKAFLNALKILKVLPNQALMIGDDLERDIIPAKKLGMEAILIDRDDLIKNRSIRKIKSLKELKKILGP; the protein is encoded by the coding sequence ATGTCAATAAAATTAATTTTATTTGATTTTTTTGGGACTTTAGCTTTTTTTTCAAAAAAACCAGATTCCTTAACTTTTTTAAAACTTTTAGAAAAATTTGATATTGATTTCAACAACTTTAATAAGTGGTCAAAATTTGTTCCTTTTTATAATTATTCTTTTAGTAGAGCAAAAAACTGGAAAGATGGCCTTTCTTTAATTTTCAGAAAATTTAAAAAAAGACCTAAAAAAGAAGCGATTAGAAAAGTTAGTCAGTTCTTGGATAAAAATTTAGTTTTTAAATTTTATGATGATGTAAAAATAATTGAGAAGATTCCCTTTAGAAAGTCAATTTTGACTACAGCTCCAAGATTTATGCTTGAGAAATTGTCACTTGATGGATTTGAAAAAATTTTAACTCCAAGAGAAGTCAGGGCCTTAAAGCCAGATAAAAAAGCCTTTTTGAACGCCTTAAAAATCTTAAAAGTTTTACCAAATCAAGCCTTAATGATTGGCGATGATTTGGAAAGAGACATAATTCCGGCTAAAAAATTAGGAATGGAGGCAATATTGATTGATAGGGACGATTTGATTAAAAATCGTTCTATTAGAAAAATCAAATCCCTAAAAGAATTGAAGAAAATATTGGGCCCGTAG
- a CDS encoding glycerol-3-phosphate acyltransferase, translating to MFLSEFFWPILSYLLGSIPFGFLITRWSVSRDILKIGWRKTSGSNVFKYVGKWQGALTGILDLAKGFLAVFLAQKLGFSLQTQVFSGVAAVTGHNWSCFLKFAGGRGIGTFVGAALALSPRILGFSLIPFVLLGLIWNLSIGTLVFLITAISLSVYFNQSEIIGLFTILSLGPILIKRLSPITDLVESRPKGQGEIFKSEKKAALIRNRLLFDNDQFLSDLRIKRIFRKIKKPE from the coding sequence ATGTTTTTAAGTGAATTTTTTTGGCCAATTTTAAGTTATTTATTAGGCTCTATCCCCTTTGGTTTTTTAATTACTCGTTGGTCAGTTAGCAGAGATATTTTAAAAATTGGCTGGAGAAAAACCTCGGGTTCCAATGTCTTTAAATATGTTGGGAAATGGCAAGGAGCCTTAACTGGAATTTTAGATCTCGCAAAGGGATTTTTAGCCGTTTTTTTAGCTCAGAAATTAGGATTCTCTTTGCAAACTCAGGTTTTTTCTGGAGTAGCAGCAGTTACTGGCCATAATTGGTCTTGTTTTTTGAAATTTGCCGGGGGAAGAGGGATTGGAACTTTTGTTGGGGCTGCCTTAGCCCTTTCTCCAAGGATTTTAGGTTTTTCTCTAATTCCCTTTGTGCTTTTGGGTTTGATTTGGAATCTTTCAATTGGAACCCTTGTTTTTTTAATTACAGCTATATCTCTTTCAGTTTATTTTAATCAATCTGAAATAATCGGACTTTTCACTATTTTATCTCTAGGACCAATTTTAATTAAAAGATTAAGTCCAATTACCGACCTTGTCGAGTCTCGCCCTAAAGGACAGGGAGAAATTTTTAAATCAGAGAAAAAGGCGGCCCTAATTAGAAATCGCCTGCTTTTTGACAATGACCAATTCTTGTCTGATTTAAGAATAAAAAGGATTTTTAGAAAAATAAAAAAACCTGAATAG
- the tig gene encoding trigger factor, producing the protein MKASIKKLPKSQVEIKISISTEEFKNFTEKATLNLGKELEIEGFRKGKAPKEVIVKKIGQEKILKETIDLAIKENYLKVILENKIEVLGKPEIKILKFSENSLEFKAKAPVMPEVKLPDYKKIAPQVKRKKISISEKEVEDAISWLQKSRAKFTFKNQPAQKGDFLEIDFQSPQIEAGARKKDGFILGQGHFVSGFEENLEGMVSGQEKEFSLEFPKNYFRKDLAGRTVDFKVKVNSVQKIELPEINDQWACNLGNFENLASLKKSIREGLNLEKEKEERLRVRQEIMAKTIKESESEIPETLIESEKNQMLEELKTRVSQILKISLKEYLDKIKKTEKELKESFFPEAQKRIKYSLVLREISKREKIEVSEEEIKTETNKVLKNYPIEKVKKLDLKKLKLYIEDTIRNEKTFQFLESLTK; encoded by the coding sequence ATGAAAGCATCGATTAAAAAATTGCCAAAATCACAGGTTGAAATTAAAATTTCAATTTCAACTGAAGAATTTAAAAATTTTACTGAAAAAGCTACCTTAAACCTGGGCAAAGAGCTCGAGATAGAGGGATTCCGCAAAGGGAAGGCGCCAAAAGAAGTTATTGTTAAGAAAATTGGCCAGGAAAAGATTTTAAAAGAAACAATAGATTTGGCGATTAAAGAAAATTATTTAAAAGTAATTCTGGAAAACAAAATTGAGGTTCTTGGAAAACCAGAAATCAAGATTTTAAAATTTTCTGAAAATTCTTTAGAATTTAAGGCAAAAGCTCCGGTCATGCCAGAGGTTAAATTGCCTGATTACAAAAAAATTGCCCCTCAGGTTAAAAGAAAAAAAATTTCAATTTCAGAAAAAGAAGTTGAGGACGCAATATCATGGCTCCAAAAATCTCGGGCAAAATTTACTTTTAAAAATCAACCTGCCCAAAAAGGAGACTTTTTAGAAATTGATTTTCAATCTCCCCAGATTGAAGCTGGGGCAAGAAAGAAAGATGGATTTATTTTAGGTCAAGGCCACTTTGTTTCTGGATTTGAAGAAAATTTAGAAGGAATGGTTTCGGGACAGGAAAAAGAATTTTCTTTGGAATTTCCCAAAAACTATTTTAGAAAAGATTTAGCTGGGCGAACCGTTGATTTTAAAGTAAAAGTAAATTCGGTCCAGAAAATTGAACTTCCAGAAATAAACGATCAATGGGCTTGTAATTTGGGTAATTTTGAAAATCTAGCCTCTCTAAAAAAAAGCATAAGAGAAGGTTTAAATTTGGAAAAAGAAAAAGAAGAAAGACTAAGAGTGCGTCAGGAAATTATGGCAAAAACAATTAAAGAATCTGAATCTGAAATTCCCGAGACCCTGATTGAATCAGAAAAAAATCAAATGCTAGAAGAATTGAAAACGAGGGTGTCCCAGATTCTTAAAATCTCTCTCAAAGAATATTTAGATAAAATTAAAAAAACCGAAAAAGAATTAAAAGAATCCTTTTTTCCCGAAGCCCAAAAAAGAATTAAATATTCTTTGGTTTTAAGAGAAATTTCAAAAAGGGAAAAAATTGAGGTTTCCGAAGAGGAAATAAAAACCGAAACAAATAAAGTTTTGAAAAATTATCCCATTGAAAAAGTAAAAAAGCTTGACCTTAAAAAATTAAAATTATATATTGAAGATACAATAAGAAATGAAAAAACCTTCCAATTTTTAGAAAGTCTAACAAAGTAA
- the nusA gene encoding transcription termination/antitermination protein NusA, whose protein sequence is MDIKSFTSAIAQIAEEKGISVEKVIESIEQALAAAYKKDYGGKGQVIRAKLDPKSGGVKFWQVKLVLDKSMILSEKELEEIKKKKPPEKKVEKKVSFNLEKHIMVKEAKKIKSKIKPGEELEIPLRTQRDYGRIAAQTAKQVITQRIREAEKEAIFSEYKSKEGEIISAIVQRIEGKNIIFDTGKTLGILKREEQVPGEFYRPGQRLKVYILKVEETPKGPAVLLSRAYPKLISKLFELEVPEVSSGTVIIKSIAREPGSRSKIAVTSQTEGVDPIGSMVGQRGTRVMAVISELGGEKIDIIEYSDDPEKYVSNAMSPAKVLEVKILPKNKAQVLVPEDQLSLAIGKDGQNVRLAARLTGWKIDVRSLEAKEEEKEKEVKKKTKSVKKSK, encoded by the coding sequence ATGGATATTAAATCTTTTACATCAGCCATTGCCCAGATTGCTGAAGAAAAAGGAATCTCGGTAGAAAAGGTTATTGAAAGTATTGAACAGGCCTTAGCCGCTGCCTATAAAAAAGATTACGGAGGGAAAGGCCAGGTAATAAGGGCTAAACTTGATCCAAAATCAGGTGGGGTTAAATTTTGGCAGGTAAAATTGGTATTAGATAAATCAATGATTCTTTCTGAAAAAGAACTCGAAGAAATTAAAAAGAAAAAACCCCCAGAAAAGAAAGTTGAAAAGAAAGTCAGTTTTAATCTAGAAAAACATATTATGGTTAAGGAGGCTAAGAAAATAAAATCAAAGATAAAACCGGGGGAGGAATTAGAGATACCGCTTCGGACTCAAAGAGACTATGGTCGAATCGCTGCCCAAACAGCAAAACAGGTGATAACCCAAAGAATTAGAGAGGCAGAAAAGGAGGCAATTTTTTCTGAATACAAGTCAAAGGAGGGAGAAATAATTTCGGCAATTGTCCAGAGAATCGAGGGTAAAAATATTATTTTCGACACCGGTAAAACTCTCGGGATTTTAAAAAGAGAAGAACAAGTTCCCGGAGAATTTTATCGACCCGGTCAAAGGTTAAAAGTTTATATCTTAAAAGTTGAAGAAACACCAAAAGGACCGGCAGTTCTTTTATCCCGGGCTTATCCAAAATTAATCTCTAAACTCTTTGAATTAGAAGTTCCCGAAGTTTCTTCGGGAACAGTAATTATTAAATCAATCGCCAGAGAGCCAGGATCGAGGTCAAAAATTGCCGTCACTTCTCAGACAGAGGGGGTTGATCCTATTGGTTCAATGGTTGGTCAAAGGGGGACAAGGGTGATGGCCGTGATTTCCGAATTAGGAGGAGAGAAAATTGATATTATTGAGTACTCTGATGACCCGGAAAAATATGTTTCCAATGCGATGTCACCAGCCAAGGTTTTAGAAGTAAAAATTCTGCCAAAAAACAAGGCCCAAGTTTTAGTTCCTGAAGACCAGCTATCTCTGGCAATTGGAAAAGATGGCCAGAATGTTAGATTGGCAGCAAGATTAACTGGCTGGAAAATTGATGTTAGAAGCTTAGAAGCCAAGGAAGAAGAAAAAGAGAAGGAAGTTAAGAAAAAAACTAAATCAGTAAAAAAATCCAAATGA
- a CDS encoding YraN family protein, protein MGSIPIGSTMDSKKLGVLGEKIARDYLKKKGYKILDKNYFPKFISGPKRGEIDIIAKRGDIIIFTEVKTLAGNSQIISPEEKVDFFKKRKLIKTAQSWLMEKNFLDKKWQIDIISIKIDYNSSPTQQGKAKIRAKIRHFQNAIF, encoded by the coding sequence ATGGGTTCGATTCCCATTGGGTCCACCATGGATTCCAAAAAACTTGGTGTTTTAGGTGAAAAAATCGCTAGAGATTATTTAAAAAAGAAGGGCTATAAAATTTTGGATAAAAATTACTTTCCAAAATTCATTTCTGGCCCCAAAAGAGGAGAAATTGATATTATAGCCAAAAGAGGCGATATCATTATTTTTACTGAAGTAAAAACTTTAGCCGGAAATAGTCAAATTATTTCACCGGAAGAGAAAGTTGATTTTTTTAAAAAAAGAAAATTGATAAAAACAGCCCAAAGTTGGCTAATGGAAAAAAACTTTTTGGATAAAAAATGGCAGATTGATATTATTTCAATAAAAATAGACTACAACTCATCTCCCACCCAGCAAGGAAAAGCTAAAATTCGAGCTAAAATCAGGCATTTTCAAAACGCCATTTTTTAG
- the rny gene encoding ribonuclease Y, giving the protein MNQLIPLLVGIVSLGIGAILGYFARQSIAKRDYANIEAKIQKRISQAKQDSEALIFKAKEKARKIIESTRKEIDTRRQELFKTERLLLRRENILDEKISNFEGKKTEFRQKVEKLRGIKENLENLKKESEENLERISGLSKEEAKGELLQNLEREYQKEILEKMRKLELEGMERFERKAKEFLAFAIQKYAVSQAQEITTTTVPLPSDEIKGRIIGKEGRNIKTLEKLTGVEIIVDDTPETVVISAFDPIRRQIAKTALEKLIQDGRIQPARIEEMVSRAESEINSQIKKAGEAAIYDTGILGLNPKLVQLLGRLNFRTSFGQNVLLHSIEVAHLASALASELKADSKIALKAGLLHDIGKAVDHQVQGSHTEIGIKILEKFGVEKEVIDAMKSHHEEHPYESLEAVLVQTADAISGARPGARKDTLENYLKRLGELENIALSFLGVKKAWALQAGREIRVFVKPEEINDLQAGKLAREIAGKIQEELNYPGEIKVTVIRERRVVEYAK; this is encoded by the coding sequence ATGAATCAATTAATTCCACTTTTAGTGGGTATAGTTTCCTTAGGAATTGGAGCAATTTTGGGATATTTCGCTCGCCAATCAATTGCCAAAAGAGATTATGCAAATATTGAAGCTAAAATCCAAAAAAGAATTTCTCAGGCTAAACAAGACTCTGAAGCCCTAATATTCAAAGCCAAAGAAAAGGCTAGAAAAATAATTGAATCAACTAGAAAAGAAATAGATACCAGGCGCCAGGAACTTTTTAAAACCGAGAGACTGCTATTGAGAAGGGAAAATATTTTAGATGAGAAAATTTCAAATTTCGAAGGAAAAAAAACTGAATTCCGCCAGAAAGTAGAAAAACTAAGAGGAATAAAGGAAAACTTAGAAAATCTAAAAAAAGAGAGTGAGGAAAATTTGGAAAGAATTTCTGGGCTTTCCAAAGAAGAGGCAAAGGGAGAATTACTTCAAAACTTAGAAAGAGAATATCAAAAGGAAATTTTAGAGAAAATGAGAAAATTGGAGCTAGAAGGTATGGAGAGATTTGAAAGAAAAGCAAAAGAATTCTTAGCCTTTGCTATCCAGAAATATGCAGTCTCTCAGGCACAGGAAATTACCACTACCACTGTTCCCTTGCCTTCAGACGAAATTAAAGGAAGAATTATTGGAAAAGAAGGAAGAAACATCAAAACCTTGGAAAAATTAACTGGAGTGGAAATAATAGTTGATGATACCCCCGAGACAGTAGTTATTTCTGCTTTCGATCCAATTAGAAGACAAATTGCCAAAACCGCTTTAGAAAAACTAATTCAGGATGGAAGAATTCAGCCAGCCAGAATTGAAGAGATGGTTTCTAGGGCGGAATCTGAAATTAACTCTCAGATAAAAAAAGCTGGGGAAGCAGCCATTTACGATACCGGCATTTTGGGTCTTAATCCGAAATTGGTTCAATTGTTAGGAAGATTGAATTTTCGGACAAGTTTTGGTCAAAATGTTTTACTCCACTCAATTGAGGTTGCCCATTTAGCTTCAGCCTTGGCTTCAGAATTGAAAGCTGATTCTAAAATCGCTCTAAAGGCCGGACTCTTGCATGATATTGGCAAGGCAGTTGATCATCAGGTTCAGGGTTCCCATACTGAAATTGGTATTAAAATTCTGGAGAAATTTGGAGTAGAAAAGGAAGTAATTGATGCCATGAAATCTCATCATGAAGAACATCCCTATGAAAGCCTGGAGGCAGTTTTAGTTCAGACAGCTGATGCTATCTCTGGAGCAAGGCCAGGAGCAAGAAAAGATACTTTAGAGAATTATTTAAAAAGATTGGGGGAATTAGAAAATATTGCCCTATCTTTCTTAGGAGTCAAAAAAGCTTGGGCCTTGCAGGCGGGAAGAGAAATTAGAGTTTTTGTTAAACCAGAAGAAATTAATGATTTACAGGCAGGAAAATTAGCCAGAGAAATTGCCGGTAAAATTCAGGAAGAACTAAATTATCCAGGAGAAATTAAGGTCACAGTTATTAGGGAGAGGAGAGTAGTAGAATATGCGAAATAG